One window of Paenibacillus albicereus genomic DNA carries:
- the trmL gene encoding tRNA (uridine(34)/cytosine(34)/5-carboxymethylaminomethyluridine(34)-2'-O)-methyltransferase TrmL, producing the protein MAFHIVLVEPEIPANTGNIARTCAATGAHLHLVRPLGFQTDDRTLKRAGLDYWHAVRVAYYDSFQEVQERFPHGRFFYASTKASRRYDTVAYRDGDLLVFGKETKGLPPELIEANRESAIRMPMTGEVRSMNLSNSAAVILFEALRQNGFPGMA; encoded by the coding sequence ATGGCTTTCCATATTGTTCTTGTCGAACCGGAGATTCCGGCGAATACCGGCAACATCGCGCGCACCTGCGCCGCGACCGGCGCCCATCTGCATCTCGTCCGGCCGCTCGGCTTCCAGACGGACGACCGGACGCTGAAGCGTGCCGGCCTGGACTACTGGCACGCCGTCCGCGTGGCTTATTACGATTCGTTCCAGGAGGTTCAGGAGCGGTTTCCGCACGGCCGCTTTTTCTATGCCTCGACCAAGGCGAGCCGTCGCTATGACACGGTCGCATATCGCGACGGTGACCTGCTCGTTTTTGGCAAGGAGACGAAGGGCTTGCCGCCGGAGCTGATCGAGGCCAACCGCGAATCGGCGATTCGCATGCCGATGACAGGCGAGGTCAGATCGATGAATCTGTCCAATTCCGCAGCCGTCATTCTGTTCGAAGCGTTGCGCCAGAACGGGTTTCCCGGTATGGCTTGA
- the aroF gene encoding 3-deoxy-7-phosphoheptulonate synthase, translating into MIVITQPSISDARIAEIVAQIEQAGVTAHVSKGTDRTVIGIIGQAAPTLAEHLRQLKGVENVIKISKSYKLASRDFHPADTIIDIKGVRIGGDNLVIMGGPCAVESPAQSDEIARLVKAAGGQVLRGGAFKPRTGPYSFQGVGVEGLQMMREAGEKHGLLTITEVMTPEYVDICAEHADILQVGTRNMQNFDLLRKLGTIQTPVLLKRGFSSTYDEFLNAAEYILAGGNPNVMLCERGIRTFETYTRNTLDLSAIPVLQGLSHLPVISDPSHGTGRRELVEPMAKASVAAGANGLIIEMHTDPDNSMTGDGVQSLFPDQFAGLLKDLERLAPIVGKKFDTKKEQPEAFAVWQR; encoded by the coding sequence ATGATCGTCATCACCCAACCGTCCATCAGCGACGCGCGCATCGCCGAGATCGTCGCGCAGATCGAGCAGGCAGGCGTCACGGCCCATGTATCGAAAGGGACCGACCGCACCGTCATCGGCATCATCGGCCAGGCCGCGCCGACGCTCGCGGAGCATCTGCGCCAGCTCAAGGGCGTCGAGAACGTCATCAAGATCTCCAAGTCCTACAAGCTCGCCAGCCGCGACTTCCATCCGGCGGATACGATCATCGACATCAAGGGCGTCCGCATCGGAGGCGACAATCTCGTCATCATGGGCGGTCCTTGCGCCGTCGAATCGCCGGCCCAGAGCGACGAGATCGCGCGCCTCGTGAAGGCTGCCGGCGGCCAGGTGCTGCGCGGAGGCGCGTTCAAGCCGCGCACGGGTCCGTACAGCTTCCAGGGCGTAGGCGTCGAGGGACTGCAGATGATGCGCGAGGCCGGCGAGAAGCACGGCCTGCTCACGATTACCGAGGTCATGACCCCGGAGTACGTGGACATCTGCGCGGAGCATGCCGATATCCTGCAGGTCGGCACGCGCAACATGCAGAACTTCGACCTGCTGCGCAAGCTCGGCACGATCCAGACGCCGGTGCTGCTCAAGCGCGGCTTCAGCAGCACGTACGACGAGTTCCTCAACGCGGCCGAATACATCCTCGCCGGAGGCAATCCCAACGTCATGCTGTGCGAGCGCGGCATCCGCACGTTCGAGACGTACACGCGCAACACGCTCGACCTGTCGGCGATCCCGGTGCTGCAAGGATTGAGCCACCTGCCCGTCATCTCCGATCCGAGCCACGGCACGGGCCGTCGCGAGCTCGTCGAGCCGATGGCCAAGGCATCGGTCGCAGCCGGCGCGAACGGCCTCATCATCGAGATGCATACCGATCCGGACAACTCCATGACCGGAGACGGCGTGCAGTCGCTCTTCCCCGACCAGTTCGCCGGCCTGCTCAAGGACCTCGAGCGGCTCGCCCCGATCGTCGGCAAGAAATTTGACACGAAGAAGGAGCAGCCCGAGGCTTTCGCCGTCTGGCAGCGCTGA
- a CDS encoding sugar efflux transporter, with amino-acid sequence MMALQQLRHFVLHLGQAFDGHGFILLGAAAPIIKLNQPACDGASRRRKEDRALIQRMKSIFAIPRYPVLFLCMLLIGIGVSITTPYLALYFTEELGMSATAFGIFMAASSLSGVLVNTGLARHSDNGLNRKWLILAAAVGSMLAYLAYMTIHQYVLLLLLVSLLTGIGAIAVPQVYASAQEAADASGSTDKPFAMSALRTLISVGFLTGPLAGTFVLTGYGYQGLFAATAGLYAVLAAFVLLFVHRAEPAVPAAARTSRASMPSFRSKAFREPFLAFVLLFMANAFNTVHTPLFMVNEIGGTHADVGRMVSLCAGLEIPILLVLGALGRHISSPLLLRVGCLVGMLYGIVLASAGEVWQVMAAQVLQAIFVAIVMGNGLSYFMEWFPGSPGIAAAIYANASTLGRLLGNMGSGFAAEQLGFRNVYWAYLLLALLAYVYLHRNKRASPSAG; translated from the coding sequence ATGATGGCGCTGCAGCAGCTGCGCCATTTCGTTCTGCATCTTGGCCAGGCTTTCGATGGTCATGGTTTCATCCTCCTCGGTGCGGCTGCTCCCATTATAAAATTAAACCAACCCGCTTGCGATGGCGCGAGCAGAAGGAGAAAAGAGGACCGCGCCTTGATTCAACGCATGAAGAGCATCTTCGCCATCCCGAGGTATCCCGTGCTGTTTCTGTGCATGCTCCTCATCGGAATCGGCGTATCGATCACGACCCCGTATTTGGCCCTTTATTTTACCGAAGAGCTCGGCATGAGCGCCACGGCCTTCGGCATCTTCATGGCCGCAAGCTCCTTATCCGGCGTGCTTGTCAATACAGGGCTGGCCCGGCATTCGGACAACGGCCTCAACCGAAAATGGCTGATCCTTGCCGCGGCCGTCGGCTCGATGCTGGCTTACCTTGCGTATATGACGATTCACCAGTACGTCCTTCTCCTGCTTCTTGTGAGCTTGCTGACCGGCATCGGAGCCATCGCGGTTCCCCAGGTGTACGCATCCGCCCAGGAGGCGGCCGATGCGAGCGGATCGACGGACAAGCCCTTCGCGATGTCCGCCTTGCGCACTCTCATTTCGGTCGGCTTCTTGACCGGACCTCTGGCCGGCACGTTCGTTTTGACCGGGTACGGGTATCAAGGCCTGTTTGCGGCAACGGCAGGGCTCTACGCCGTCCTAGCGGCCTTTGTCCTGCTGTTCGTGCATCGCGCGGAACCGGCCGTGCCTGCGGCGGCGCGGACGAGCAGGGCTTCCATGCCATCGTTCCGAAGCAAGGCGTTTCGCGAGCCGTTCCTTGCCTTCGTCTTGCTGTTCATGGCCAATGCGTTCAACACGGTCCATACGCCGTTGTTCATGGTGAACGAAATCGGGGGGACGCATGCGGATGTGGGCCGGATGGTGAGCCTCTGCGCAGGACTGGAAATTCCGATCCTGCTCGTTCTCGGAGCGTTGGGCAGGCACATAAGCAGCCCGTTGCTCCTGAGGGTCGGTTGCCTGGTCGGCATGCTGTACGGCATCGTGCTCGCCTCAGCGGGCGAGGTATGGCAGGTCATGGCGGCGCAGGTTCTGCAGGCGATATTCGTGGCGATCGTCATGGGCAACGGATTGAGCTATTTCATGGAATGGTTTCCTGGCTCTCCAGGCATCGCGGCCGCCATCTATGCCAATGCCTCCACCCTCGGGAGGCTGCTCGGGAATATGGGCAGCGGGTTCGCCGCGGAGCAGCTCGGGTTCCGCAACGTCTATTGGGCTTACCTGCTGCTGGCGCTTCTCGCCTATGTCTATCTGCATCGGAATAAAAGAGCATCGCCTTCGGCGGGCTAG
- a CDS encoding response regulator transcription factor, whose amino-acid sequence MTKKKVLIVDDEPSISMLLEFNLNLAGYEVRSVHDGLAVFDTLKPFRPDLIVLDLMLPKMDGIEVCRELRRRGNAVPIVMLTAMQDVTDRIAGLDNGADDYMTKPFSPQELISRIQAVLRRVQAQPGQMEEINYDIGPLHVDLGRREVHLNGSAIELTPKEFELLAFLCRHRGKVLSRQQLLQGVWDYHFLGDTRIVDVHISHLRDKIERSARSPEFIMTVRNVGYKLAGPGPHDRKSALA is encoded by the coding sequence GTGACGAAAAAAAAAGTTCTCATTGTCGACGACGAGCCTTCCATCTCCATGCTTCTGGAATTCAATCTCAATCTTGCCGGCTACGAAGTCCGCTCCGTCCATGACGGCTTGGCCGTGTTCGATACGCTCAAGCCGTTCCGGCCCGATCTGATCGTGCTCGATCTGATGCTTCCCAAGATGGACGGCATCGAGGTATGCCGCGAGCTGCGGCGGCGAGGCAACGCCGTCCCGATCGTCATGCTGACGGCGATGCAGGACGTCACCGATCGCATCGCCGGACTCGACAACGGCGCGGACGATTACATGACCAAGCCGTTCAGCCCGCAGGAGCTGATCTCCCGCATCCAGGCCGTCCTGCGCCGCGTGCAGGCGCAGCCCGGGCAGATGGAAGAGATCAACTACGATATCGGCCCGCTGCACGTCGATCTGGGCCGCCGCGAGGTGCACTTGAACGGATCGGCCATCGAGCTGACGCCCAAGGAGTTCGAGCTGCTCGCCTTCCTCTGCCGGCATCGGGGCAAGGTGCTGAGCCGCCAGCAGCTGCTCCAGGGCGTATGGGACTATCATTTTCTCGGGGACACGCGCATCGTCGACGTGCATATCAGCCATCTGCGGGACAAGATCGAGCGCAGCGCCCGTTCCCCGGAATTCATTATGACCGTACGGAATGTCGGATACAAGCTCGCCGGCCCCGGACCGCATGATCGGAAGAGCGCGCTGGCCTAG
- the serC gene encoding 3-phosphoserine/phosphohydroxythreonine transaminase, whose amino-acid sequence MTKRAYNFNAGPAALPLEVLRQAQEEFVDYKGAGMSIMEMSHRSKAFEGVNDNTERLVRELLGVPDGYSVMLLQGGASTQFAMVPMNLLADGKTAAYVNSGSWAKKAIKEAKLIGETRVVASSEDARFTRMPDLAAVELPDNAAYLHLTSNETIEGTQLASFPNTGAVPLIADMSSDIMSRPLDIPSFGMIYAGAQKNLGPSGVTLVIVRDDLLEASRPGVPTMLRYDTHAKSKSLYNTPPSFAVYMVGLVLEWIRDKGGLEGIDRLNREKTGLIYSAIDGSGGFYRGVAESGSRSLMNVTFRLTSEELEKKFIQESEQAGFVGLKGHRDVGGLRASTYNAVPLESCQALAEFMAEFQRQNG is encoded by the coding sequence GTGACGAAGAGAGCCTACAATTTCAATGCCGGACCGGCCGCGCTGCCGCTTGAAGTGCTGCGGCAGGCCCAGGAGGAGTTCGTCGATTACAAGGGTGCGGGCATGTCCATCATGGAGATGTCCCATCGCAGCAAGGCATTCGAGGGCGTCAACGACAACACGGAGCGCCTCGTGCGCGAGCTCCTCGGCGTGCCGGACGGCTACAGCGTCATGCTGCTCCAGGGCGGGGCCAGCACGCAGTTCGCGATGGTGCCGATGAACCTGCTCGCGGACGGCAAGACGGCCGCTTACGTGAACAGCGGCAGCTGGGCCAAAAAGGCGATCAAGGAAGCCAAGCTGATCGGAGAGACGCGCGTCGTCGCCTCTTCCGAAGACGCCCGCTTCACCCGCATGCCGGATCTCGCGGCCGTGGAGCTGCCGGACAATGCGGCTTACCTGCATCTGACGTCCAACGAGACGATCGAAGGCACGCAGCTCGCTTCCTTCCCGAATACGGGAGCGGTGCCGCTCATCGCGGACATGTCGAGCGACATCATGTCGCGCCCGCTCGACATCCCTTCGTTCGGCATGATCTATGCCGGCGCGCAGAAGAACCTCGGTCCATCGGGCGTCACGCTCGTCATCGTCCGCGACGACCTGCTCGAGGCAAGCCGGCCCGGCGTGCCGACGATGCTGCGCTACGATACGCATGCCAAGTCCAAGTCGCTCTACAATACGCCTCCATCCTTCGCGGTCTACATGGTCGGCCTCGTGCTGGAATGGATCCGCGACAAGGGCGGCCTGGAAGGGATCGACCGCCTCAACCGCGAGAAGACGGGCCTCATTTACAGCGCGATCGACGGCAGCGGCGGCTTTTACCGCGGCGTAGCGGAGTCCGGCAGCCGCTCGCTCATGAACGTCACGTTCCGCTTGACGAGCGAAGAGCTGGAGAAGAAGTTCATCCAGGAGTCGGAGCAGGCTGGATTCGTCGGCCTCAAAGGTCACCGCGACGTCGGCGGCTTGCGGGCATCGACCTACAACGCGGTGCCGCTGGAGAGCTGCCAGGCGCTCGCCGAGTTCATGGCCGAGTTCCAGCGCCAAAACGGCTGA
- the glnA gene encoding type I glutamate--ammonia ligase: MSVQGVLDKIKENSIQFVDFRFVDLAGRAHHITLPATEVDGDTFVNGVAFDGSSIPGFRGIEESDMVMMPDTESVFIDPFTDHPTLNVMCNIHTPDGERYDRDPRSIAQKAEEYLQSSGVGTTAFFAPESEFFIFDDVRYESSMNTSYYSVDSEEAAWNTGRKEEGGNLGFKVGVKGGYVPVAPVDSQQDIRSEMVRLMQEAGLRVERHHHEVATAGQAEINFRFDTLTKTADNLLLYKYLVHNTARQYGKVATFMPKPLFGDNGSGMHVHQSIFDGDSPLFYEKGAYANLSQMALHYIGGILHHAPALIALTNPSTNSFKRLVPGYEAPVNLVFSKGNRSAAVRIPVAAVTPKGCRIEFRTPDSTANPYLSFAAMLLAGLDGIQRKIDPTALGYGPYDKNIYELSDEEKKEIRSVPGTLDEALDALEADSAFLTESGVFSQDFIDNYVAFKRQEAKAVAIRVHPHEYGLYFDC, from the coding sequence ATGTCAGTTCAAGGTGTATTAGACAAAATCAAAGAAAACAGCATCCAGTTTGTCGATTTCCGTTTTGTGGATCTTGCCGGCCGCGCTCACCACATCACCCTTCCTGCGACGGAAGTGGACGGTGACACGTTCGTCAACGGCGTTGCGTTCGACGGTTCCTCGATTCCGGGCTTCCGCGGGATCGAAGAGTCCGACATGGTCATGATGCCGGATACGGAATCCGTCTTCATCGATCCTTTTACGGACCATCCGACGCTGAACGTGATGTGCAACATCCACACGCCTGACGGCGAGCGCTACGATCGCGATCCGCGCAGCATCGCCCAAAAAGCGGAAGAATACCTCCAATCCTCCGGCGTTGGCACGACGGCATTCTTTGCCCCAGAGTCCGAATTCTTCATCTTTGACGACGTGCGCTACGAAAGCTCCATGAACACCTCCTACTACTCGGTCGACTCCGAGGAAGCGGCTTGGAACACGGGCCGCAAGGAAGAGGGCGGCAACCTCGGCTTCAAGGTCGGCGTAAAAGGCGGCTACGTGCCGGTCGCGCCGGTCGACTCCCAGCAGGACATCCGCAGCGAGATGGTCCGCCTGATGCAGGAAGCGGGCCTGCGCGTCGAGCGCCATCACCACGAAGTGGCGACGGCCGGCCAAGCGGAGATCAACTTCCGCTTCGACACGCTGACCAAGACGGCGGACAATCTGCTGCTCTACAAATACCTCGTGCACAACACGGCTCGCCAATACGGCAAGGTCGCGACGTTCATGCCGAAGCCGCTCTTCGGCGACAACGGCAGCGGCATGCACGTCCACCAGTCGATCTTCGACGGCGACAGCCCGCTGTTCTACGAGAAAGGCGCTTACGCGAACCTGAGCCAGATGGCGCTGCACTACATCGGCGGCATCCTGCACCACGCGCCGGCGCTGATCGCCCTGACGAACCCGAGCACGAACTCCTTCAAGCGCCTCGTTCCAGGCTACGAAGCTCCGGTCAACCTCGTGTTCTCCAAAGGTAACCGCTCCGCAGCCGTGCGCATCCCGGTCGCCGCGGTCACGCCGAAGGGCTGCCGCATCGAGTTCCGCACGCCGGACTCCACGGCCAACCCGTACCTGTCGTTCGCGGCCATGCTGCTCGCCGGCCTGGACGGCATCCAGCGCAAGATCGATCCGACGGCTCTCGGCTACGGTCCGTACGACAAGAACATCTACGAGCTGTCCGATGAGGAGAAAAAAGAGATCCGCAGCGTTCCCGGAACGCTGGACGAAGCTCTGGACGCTCTCGAGGCAGACTCCGCGTTCCTTACCGAAAGCGGCGTGTTCAGCCAGGACTTCATCGACAACTACGTGGCCTTCAAGCGTCAAGAAGCCAAAGCCGTCGCCATCCGCGTGCATCCGCACGAGTACGGCCTCTACTTCGACTGCTAA